The following proteins are encoded in a genomic region of Bombus pyrosoma isolate SC7728 linkage group LG1, ASM1482585v1, whole genome shotgun sequence:
- the LOC122569074 gene encoding vanin-like protein 1, with protein MRGKLNEIGFLLILIRFSYQMTEQNSSDYYTAAVVEFSPTYHWHNAVLTLRENTNAYIEYIEEASKQGADIIVFPEDGLTSIHLPGKSQMNSWATAIPSAVDEYIPCTGTDVNVSETLKRLSCAARENRIYVVVNIAEKRLANYNDACPSNGTWHYHNTNVVFDRTGKIIARYRKVNLYMEAQFDKTEIPEIVTFDTDFGVRFGTFICFDILFSVPPLSLTRIEGVSNIVYTTAWFSETPFLTAIQTQFGWSFAENVNLLVAGYHQPTIGTSGSGIYLGRNGIANVTMAGDPKLLISRVPKTIKSRRAEVKQESMNKEKKNQETEENIAYHGTLCDKSIKKEVTPDWMKLLHDNVTSFESILLNNDSMTETVCHYNFCCDFKADMETITNSSSIHYRAVVYNGVRLYGTQVEAGVRLCGLIQCLNESIHSCGFVSRSDTIFSALSVTARFNDYTKILIMPSVLDASLIPFEQWSYVEHIRGNEMNLTMVLDEPINNLITFGIYARDFEKDKWN; from the exons ATGCGcggaaaattgaacgaaattggatttttattGATCCTCATACGATTTTCATATCAG ATGACAGAACAGAATTCATCGGATTATTATACCGCAGCTGTGGTAGAATTTTCACCGACTTATCATTGGCATAATGCCGTATTAACTTTAAGAGAAAACACGAATGCGTACATCGAGTACATAGAAGAAGCGAGTAAACAG GGTGCTGACATTATCGTTTTCCCGGAAGATGGACTGACATCGATCCATTTGCCTGGCAAATCACAAATGAATTCCTGGGCAACAGCGATTCCTTCCGCTGTCGATGAATATATCCCTTGCACGGGAACCGATGTTAACGTCAGTGAA ACGTTAAAAAGACTATCATGCGCTGCAAGAGAAAATCGCATCTACGTGGTGGTAAATATCGCTGAAAAGCGATTGGCCAATTACAACGATGCATGCCCCTCGAACGGAACATGGCATTATCACAACACTAATGTCGTGTTCGACCGAACAGGAAAGATAATTGCCAG GTATCGCAAAGTGAATCTCTATATGGAAGCCCAATTCGATAAGACCGAGATACCGGAAATCGTAACATTCGACACCGATTTTGGTGTGAGATTTGGCACCTTTATATGCTTCGATATACTATTTTCGGTACCGCCCTTATCCTTGACTAGAATAGAAGGAGTTTCAAATATCGTTTACACCACCGCCTGGTTCTCGGAAACGCCATTTTTAACTG CCATTCAAACGCAATTTGGATGGTCTTTTGCAGAGAATGTGAATCTTTTAGTAGCCGGATATCACCAACCTACTATCGGAACTTCGGGAAGCGGAATTTATTTAG GTCGTAACGGTATAGCCAACGTAACCATGGCTGGCGATCCTAAACTTTTGATCTCCCGAGTCccaaaaacaataaaatccaGAAGAGCAGAAGTGAAACAGGAGTCGatgaacaaagaaaagaaaaatcaagaaaCGGAGGAAAACATTGCATACCATGGAACACTTTGTGATAAATCAATAAAGAAAGAAGTCACGCCCGACTGGATGAAATTATTACACGATAATGTTACATCATTCGAATCTATTCTGCTCAACAACGATTCGATGACCGAAACCGTTTGTCATTATAACTTTTGTTGCGACTTCAAGGCTGATATGGAAACCATAACCAATTCGTCCTCGATTCATTACCGCGCGGTAGTTTACAACGGTGTTCGCTTGTACGGCACTCAGGTAGAAGCCGGTGTCCGCCTATGTGGCTTGATTCAATGTCTTAATGAATCTATCCATTCTTGCGGTTTCGTTTCCCGATCTGATACTATATTTTCCGCTTTAAGCGTCACAGCAAGATTCAACGATTACacaaaaattttgataatgcCTAGCGTACTTGATGCTTCACTTATTCCATTCGAACAGTGGTCATACGTTGAACATATACGTGGAAACGAAATGAATCTAACTATGGTTTTGGACGAACCGATCAACAATCTTATTACCTTTGGTATATATGCTAGAGACTTTGAGAAAGAcaaatggaattaa